The following coding sequences are from one Haliotis asinina isolate JCU_RB_2024 chromosome 3, JCU_Hal_asi_v2, whole genome shotgun sequence window:
- the LOC137278869 gene encoding uncharacterized protein, with the protein MAHCSSLRKCYAVHRSTLMYAVATLSITAVILVIIDRVFAPPKPVLGILRERRFQVTDHCILPGICRVTRNGTEYFVYQRNQTFYQHLNAPVDYKRSIVHEQKVVPNIVHVTWYGGPKRNTFLFHHLVCLQSIHRFIQPKYILFWFDMIPEGKYWDQAIDSFPQIVLVYRVPPHSVLGQPVEVPEHQSDVVRLEALMEYGGIYMDLDVIVLRSLSPLQLYDITMGYETPDGLCNGVMVATPWADFLRIWYKEYKTLDDSVWGYHSVLLPAILAQKYPNLINTEFRSMNHPNPGESMSLLYGNKSFDWETSNYVVHTWIRTQEIAEKLNPKSIRTWDCVAGELFRYIYYGDKALIPPL; encoded by the exons atgGCACATTGTAGTTCATTGAGGAAGTGTTATGCGGTGCATCGATCTACACTGATGTATGCAGTGGCGACCTTGTCTATAACGGCAGTCATACTGGTGATTATAGACCGAGTTTTCGCCCCTCCAAAACCTGTGTTAGGAATTCTCAGAGAAAGGAGATTTCAAGTAACTGATCACTGTATCCTCCCAGGAATCTGTCGTGTAACACGAAATGGAACAGAGTATTTCGTATACCAGCGAAATCAAACATTTTACCAGCATCTGAACGCGCCAGTGGATTATAAAAGGTCAATAGTACATGAACAAAAGGTTGTGCCGAATATAGTTCACGTGACATGGTATGGTGGTCCTAAGAGAAACACTTTCTTATTCCACCACTTGGTGTGCCTGCAATCCATCCACAGATTTATTCAACCTAAGTACATTCTCTTCTGGTTTGATATGATACCGGAGGGAAAATACTGGGATCAGGCCATAGACAGCTTCCCCCAGATAGTGCTGGTATACAGGGTCCCTCCCCACAGCGTCCTCGGACAGCCCGTCGAGGTACCGGAACACCAGTCAGATGTAGTCCGACTCGAGGCTCTCATGGAGTATGGTGGCATCTATATGGACCTCGATGTCATCGTCTTGAGGTCCCTGTCGCCACTTCAGtt GTACGACATTACTATGGGATACGAGACTCCGGATGGACTCTGTAACGGCGTGATGGTGGCGACACCGTGGGCAGACTTCCTCAGGATCTGGTACAAGGAATACAAGACTCTGGACGATAGTGTGTGGGGCTACCACTCCGTACTGCTTCCTGCAATACTGGCACAAAAGTACCCTAACCTCATTAACACGGAATTCAGATCCATGAACCACCCAAATCCTGGAGAGAGCATGTCACTCCTGTACGGAAACAAGTCATTTGATTGGGAGACGTCAAATTACGTTGTCCATACTTGGATTCGAACGCAGGAAATAGCAGAAAAACTTAACCCGAAGTCAATTAGAACTTGGGACTGTGTGGCTGGTGAGCTATTCAGGTATATATACTATGGTGACAAAGCTCTCATACCACCCCTTTAA
- the LOC137276807 gene encoding uncharacterized protein encodes MYAVATLSITAVILVIIDRVFAPPKPVLGILRERRFQITDHCILPGICRVTRNGTEYFVYQRNQTFYQHLNAPVDYKRSIVHEQKVVPNIVHVTWYGGPKRNTFLFHHLVCLLSIHRFIQPKYILFWFDMIPEGKYWDQAIDSFPQIVLVYRVPPHSVLGQPVEVPEHQSDVVRLEALMEYGGIYMDLDVIVLRSLSPLQLYDITMGYETPDGLCNGVMVATPWADFLRIWYKEYKTLDDSVWGYHSVLLPAILAQKYPNLINTEFRSMNHPNPGESMSLLYGNKSFDWETSNYVVHTWIRTQEIAEKLNPKSIRTWDCVAGELFRYIYYGDKALIPPL; translated from the exons ATGTATGCAGTGGCGACCTTGTCTATAACGGCAGTCATACTGGTGATTATAGACCGAGTTTTCGCCCCTCCAAAACCTGTGTTAGGAATTCTCAGAGAAAGGAGATTTCAAATAACTGATCACTGTATCCTCCCAGGAATCTGTCGTGTAACACGAAATGGAACAGAGTATTTCGTATACCAGCGAAATCAAACATTTTACCAGCATCTGAACGCGCCAGTGGATTATAAAAGGTCAATAGTACATGAACAAAAGGTTGTGCCGAATATAGTTCACGTGACATGGTATGGTGGTCCTAAGAGAAACACTTTCTTATTCCACCACTTGGTGTGCCTGCTATCCATCCACAGATTTATTCAACCTAAGTACATTCTCTTCTGGTTTGATATGATACCGGAGGGAAAATACTGGGATCAGGCCATAGATAGCTTCCCCCAGATAGTGCTGGTATACAGGGTCCCTCCCCACAGCGTCCTCGGACAGCCCGTCGAGGTACCGGAACACCAGTCAGATGTAGTTCGACTCGAGGCTCTCATGGAGTATGGTGGCATCTATATGGACCTCGATGTCATCGTCTTGAGGTCCCTGTCGCCACTTCAGtt GTACGACATTACTATGGGATACGAGACCCCGGATGGACTCTGTAACGGCGTGATGGTGGCGACACCGTGGGCAGACTTCCTCAGGATCTGGTACAAGGAATACAAGACTCTGGACGACAGTGTGTGGGGCTACCACTCCGTACTGCTTCCTGCAATACTGGCACAAAAGTACCCTAACCTCATTAACACGGAATTCAGATCCATGAACCACCCAAATCCTGGAGAGAGCATGTCACTCCTGTACGGAAACAAGTCATTTGATTGGGAGACTTCAAATTATGTTGTCCATACTTGGATTCGAACGCAGGAAATAGCAGAAAAACTAAACCCGAAGTCAATAAGAACTTGGGACTGTGTGGCTGGTGAGCTGTTCAGGTATATATACTATGGTGACAAAGCTCTCATACCACCCCTTTAA